The following proteins are co-located in the Marinibacterium anthonyi genome:
- the ydfH_5 gene encoding putative HTH-type transcriptional regulator YdfH, with translation MKLRPIATNFTLKDHVYDRLREAITEMDIYAREADLRLDERSLAEQLGISRTPLRDAIARLEGDGLVQVVPRKGIYVRRKSLEEILEMIIAWAALESMAARLAADRASDTEISSLRKIAAKYSGDPDSAEFSEYSEDNIKFHQRILEISKCALLKTMADGLFLHMHAVRLRAMGEGDRLRRSMVDHAEIIEALEARDPDLADLRVREHTMRLHDHVRRTWVRLDVSLRDKMDTA, from the coding sequence ATGAAGCTTCGGCCGATCGCGACCAATTTCACCCTGAAGGATCACGTCTACGACCGGCTTCGAGAGGCCATTACCGAAATGGACATCTACGCACGGGAAGCTGACCTGCGACTGGACGAGCGCTCGCTCGCCGAGCAGCTTGGAATCTCGCGCACGCCGCTTCGGGACGCCATCGCCCGGCTTGAGGGGGACGGGCTGGTGCAGGTCGTGCCGCGCAAGGGCATCTATGTCCGCCGCAAGAGCCTGGAAGAGATCCTGGAGATGATCATCGCCTGGGCCGCGCTGGAAAGCATGGCGGCCCGGCTGGCCGCGGACCGGGCGTCCGACACGGAAATCTCGTCGCTGCGCAAGATCGCCGCCAAGTACAGCGGTGATCCCGACAGCGCGGAATTCTCTGAATATTCCGAGGACAACATCAAGTTCCACCAGCGCATCCTGGAGATCTCCAAGTGCGCATTGCTGAAGACGATGGCCGACGGGCTGTTCCTGCACATGCACGCGGTTCGTCTGCGTGCCATGGGCGAGGGCGACCGGCTGCGCCGTTCGATGGTCGACCATGCCGAGATCATCGAGGCACTGGAAGCCCGCGACCCCGACCTTGCCGATCTGCGGGTCCGGGAACACACGATGCGGCTGCACGACCACGTGCGCCGGACCTGGGTCCGGCTGGACGTCAGCCTGCGAGACAAGATGGACACCGCCTGA